The DNA segment CTACGACATGGTGGACCAGGCCGTGGACCTCGACGCGACCGGCCTGGTCGACTACAGCCTCGCCGACCGCTACAACGACTTCGACGTCGAGGCGGTCAAGCAGGAGGCGGCGAACTGGAAGGGCTGAGGCCGCCCGCACGGTGGACACCGGTCGAGCGCCCCAATACCCGGAGCCACGACTCGAGGTCGATATTGTCTCGAGTCGTGGTTACCCGCGAGCTGTTCGGCCTCGACGCCCTCCACCTGCCCGAGTCGTTGCAGGAGGCGATCGAGCACGGTGAGGTGTTCACGCGCCGTTGGGTAGTCGAGTCGATCCTCGATCTGGTCGGGTACACGCCCGACCTGGATCTGGCCGACACGGTCATCGTAGAACCGGCCAGCGGCGCGGGTGCCTTCCTGGGGCCGATCGCGGAGCGCCTGAGCGCGTCCTGCCGAAAGCACGGCCGTTCGCTGCTCGACGCCGCTCACGCGATCGAAGCGTTCGATCTGCTCGAGCAGAACGTGGAACGAAGCCGCGAACTCGTCACGGAGCGCTTACTCGCCGATGGCTGGGAGTCATCCGAGGTCGCCAAGGTCGTACGCGGCTGGATCGGGCAGGGAGACTACCTGCTCACGGATCACGCCGACGGCACAGCCGACTTCGTGGTCGGGAACCCGCCGTACATTCGACTGGAAGACGTGCCCGACGCGCGGATGAGTGCTTACCGCGCGAACTGCCCGACCATGGGAGGCCGCGCGGACATCTACGTCGGCTTCTACGAAGTCGGTTTGCGCAGCCTCAAGCCGGGCGGCCGGCTCGGATTCATCTGCGCCGACCGCTGGATGCGCAACCAGTACGGACGCAACCTCCGCGAGCTCGTGGCCAGCCGGTACAGCATGGACCTGGTGCTGGTCATGCACGATGTCGACGCCTTCAAGGAGCAGGTGTCGGCGTACCCGGCCATCACGATCATCAGCAACCGGCCGCAAGGCGAGGCCATCGCGGCCGACACCACCCGAACCTTCGGCCCCGAGCAGGCCAAGACGTTCCTCACTTGGACGGCGAGACCGGAACAGCCGCAGGTCAACGAACCGTCTTACCACGCGGCCCGCCTGCCGCACTGGTTCGCGGGAGACGACTCCTGGCCCGCGGCTTCGCCGGCGCGACTTGCCATGCTCGAAGACCTCAGCGACCGGTTCCGGCCGCTTGCGGACGAGGCGACAGGCACTCGGGTCGGCATCGGTGTGGCGACAGGCGCCGACAAGGTCTTCGTCGTGCGGAGAGAAGACGCGGACGTGGAGGATGATCGTCTCCTCCCCATGGCGATGGTGCGCGACACCAGGACCGGTGTGATCGACTGGCACGGCACCTATCTGGTGAACCCCTGGAGCTCGAACGGGAACCTCGTCAACCTCGCCGACTATCCACGCATGGCGGGCTACTTCGCGCGGT comes from the Prauserella marina genome and includes:
- a CDS encoding Eco57I restriction-modification methylase domain-containing protein produces the protein MQEAIEHGEVFTRRWVVESILDLVGYTPDLDLADTVIVEPASGAGAFLGPIAERLSASCRKHGRSLLDAAHAIEAFDLLEQNVERSRELVTERLLADGWESSEVAKVVRGWIGQGDYLLTDHADGTADFVVGNPPYIRLEDVPDARMSAYRANCPTMGGRADIYVGFYEVGLRSLKPGGRLGFICADRWMRNQYGRNLRELVASRYSMDLVLVMHDVDAFKEQVSAYPAITIISNRPQGEAIAADTTRTFGPEQAKTFLTWTARPEQPQVNEPSYHAARLPHWFAGDDSWPAASPARLAMLEDLSDRFRPLADEATGTRVGIGVATGADKVFVVRREDADVEDDRLLPMAMVRDTRTGVIDWHGTYLVNPWSSNGNLVNLADYPRMAGYFARYSAELRKRYVAVKQPDRWYKTIDKVDHRLTARPKLLFPDMKLTIHPVLDEGGLYPHHNLYFIVSDVWDLRVLGGLLLSKVAEAFVSAYAVKMRGGTLRFQAQYLRRIRVPDPVEISEHDRAALADAFDRRDARAATTAALSAYGLTDLPE